Proteins co-encoded in one Rhodopirellula bahusiensis genomic window:
- a CDS encoding mechanosensitive ion channel domain-containing protein: protein MSLRWVLVGCFIAAISGNANAQDATPIPASPNIQNSASPAQSILQVAAYTPFQADDATGTPATGGGTADAKPKLTSDLSTVEAVAAEIDSVNNDATMDTMLKNRLLESLKSLQAVLTARQDAVNRVASYEKSLLSMAEEKKRYKTLASQEVSLQPIEVDRYMAIEQIQQKQAEANLSLDAARSKLQKIESDITARKETLEKLPEQIVQTRKDIETLSGETIGEIKDDPDGRLRTIREIELNAKLDEARKRLAAYQQHQTLLETQGDLLPLMKTAAEKEVTEAEAKARAWSASLAKKRQSEIAKDLKDFQRKVEAEGGDSSESLILSLEDRWMRIAGEKDRISRSLDDERLEVGSLSERLTKIKKDIDDNISASGGLSSTLGVELLLLKNKLPALSPITTRISDLRKSIETNRALQTQLELTLEGILDNSSIGLSLENIEGVSIPQGKLSEDEIRLVDKFIADLSDYIVQMVSLQSQLEQKQRLVNDLTSIIDTKIVWIKSQPAFRLNDLVVSWQVFRAIVHPENLILLGRCVLKGLLNRPELIAIALIAIFTIIYAGSRLRRRIATHGERARSRQSVSLKPTLAATLLSWALVLPLVGLLWIIGDALLASGASEAIVRATAKAFHLAAVAVTPIELLRQCLRRDGLAVAHFGADETSIAPLRKWLRLLIDIGVPILIFYGIAQNLGRWQAAAALSRVMLVMGMVLVSVVLWRSFSPSSGVFSKYIQLNPNGWMSRLRFIWFGFILVVPLSLAFIALIGLSSGASVLVEQLYLTLWLCLLTYYVSGFVNRWLLTNRRRLTMAVHRERLEESERLGAGGVEIEPTTSMEASEINAQTTRLLQTILFIIALVGIALVWSPVLPAVEYLDQVKLWSTTDAAGDVSPVTLKNIVFAIPIIVLTFVSVRNLPGLIEGVLLERLPLDKPARYAITTLGTYALIIIGIMLSAKALGLHWQNIQWLVAALGVGLGFGLQEIFANFISGLILLFEQPIRVGDVVTLGDTTGVVARIRIRATTVTNWDRQELIIPNKDLITGRLVNWTLTDSTNRIVVNVGVAYGSDTDVACDLLRAICDDNQRIAKDPEPVVTFEGFGDSTLNLVLRCYLSTLDERLKTIHQLHTEINKRFNASGLEIAFPQRDLHLRSLPPELMERLGASPKA from the coding sequence ATGTCACTTCGTTGGGTGCTGGTAGGCTGCTTCATCGCGGCAATTTCCGGTAACGCAAACGCTCAGGACGCGACACCGATTCCGGCGTCGCCGAACATCCAAAATTCGGCATCTCCTGCGCAATCGATTTTGCAAGTCGCGGCTTACACGCCGTTCCAAGCCGATGACGCGACCGGTACACCGGCGACCGGAGGCGGCACCGCGGATGCCAAACCCAAACTGACGAGCGACCTGAGCACAGTGGAAGCCGTTGCAGCGGAAATCGATTCCGTGAACAACGACGCGACCATGGACACGATGCTAAAGAATCGGTTGTTGGAATCTCTCAAGAGTCTCCAGGCCGTGCTGACGGCTCGACAAGATGCCGTCAATCGCGTCGCATCGTATGAAAAATCGCTGCTGTCGATGGCGGAAGAGAAGAAACGCTACAAGACGCTCGCGAGCCAAGAAGTCTCGTTGCAGCCGATCGAAGTGGATCGCTACATGGCGATCGAACAGATCCAGCAGAAACAGGCAGAAGCCAATCTCAGCTTGGACGCGGCTCGAAGCAAGCTGCAAAAGATCGAGTCGGACATCACCGCTCGGAAAGAGACGTTGGAGAAACTCCCCGAGCAAATCGTGCAAACCCGAAAGGACATCGAAACTCTCTCGGGCGAGACGATCGGTGAAATCAAAGATGATCCAGACGGGCGTCTGCGTACCATTCGAGAGATCGAGCTGAATGCAAAACTCGACGAAGCTCGCAAGCGATTGGCCGCCTACCAGCAACATCAAACGCTGTTGGAAACACAGGGTGATCTGCTGCCATTGATGAAAACGGCAGCGGAAAAGGAGGTCACCGAAGCGGAAGCGAAAGCACGGGCATGGTCAGCGAGCCTCGCCAAAAAACGACAGAGCGAAATCGCCAAGGACTTGAAGGACTTTCAGCGGAAAGTTGAAGCCGAGGGAGGCGATTCAAGCGAGTCTTTGATTCTGTCGCTCGAAGACCGGTGGATGCGAATCGCCGGAGAAAAGGATCGCATCAGCCGATCGCTCGACGACGAGCGTTTGGAGGTGGGCAGCTTGTCGGAGCGACTCACCAAAATCAAGAAGGACATCGATGACAACATCTCGGCGTCGGGCGGTTTGTCCAGCACGCTTGGTGTCGAGTTGTTGCTGCTAAAAAACAAGCTCCCTGCGTTGTCGCCGATCACCACTCGCATCTCCGATCTACGCAAAAGTATCGAGACCAATCGAGCGCTTCAAACTCAATTGGAATTGACGCTCGAAGGGATCTTGGACAACTCGTCAATTGGGCTGTCACTGGAGAACATCGAAGGTGTTTCGATTCCCCAAGGCAAACTGTCGGAAGATGAGATCCGCTTGGTCGACAAATTCATCGCCGACTTGAGCGACTACATCGTTCAAATGGTCAGTCTGCAAAGTCAACTGGAGCAGAAGCAACGACTGGTCAACGATCTGACATCGATCATTGATACGAAAATCGTCTGGATCAAAAGCCAGCCAGCATTTCGTTTGAATGATTTGGTCGTTTCATGGCAGGTCTTCCGCGCCATCGTTCATCCGGAGAACTTGATTCTTCTGGGCCGTTGTGTGCTCAAAGGGTTGCTCAACCGCCCGGAATTGATCGCCATCGCGCTGATCGCCATTTTCACCATCATCTACGCTGGCTCGCGTCTGCGGCGACGGATTGCAACGCACGGCGAACGCGCCCGCAGTCGCCAAAGCGTCTCTTTGAAACCCACGCTGGCGGCCACGTTGCTGTCTTGGGCTTTGGTGCTGCCACTGGTCGGATTGCTTTGGATCATTGGCGATGCGTTGCTGGCGTCGGGTGCCAGTGAGGCGATCGTCCGAGCCACAGCGAAGGCATTTCACCTGGCCGCCGTCGCGGTGACTCCGATCGAATTGCTGCGTCAATGTTTGCGTCGAGATGGGTTGGCCGTTGCTCACTTCGGTGCGGATGAAACCTCCATCGCGCCCTTACGGAAATGGTTGCGATTGTTGATCGATATTGGTGTGCCGATCCTGATCTTCTATGGAATTGCTCAGAACCTTGGTCGCTGGCAAGCCGCGGCGGCCCTCAGCCGTGTGATGTTGGTCATGGGGATGGTCCTGGTCAGCGTGGTGCTGTGGCGATCCTTTTCGCCGTCTTCGGGTGTCTTTTCGAAATATATCCAGCTGAATCCAAACGGCTGGATGTCTCGCCTAAGGTTCATCTGGTTCGGGTTCATTTTGGTGGTGCCGTTGTCGCTCGCCTTCATTGCTCTGATCGGTCTGAGTAGTGGTGCGAGTGTCTTAGTCGAACAGCTTTACTTGACGCTTTGGCTCTGCTTGCTGACTTACTATGTCAGCGGATTCGTCAATCGTTGGTTGCTGACAAATCGCCGTCGCTTGACGATGGCAGTTCACCGTGAGCGTTTGGAGGAATCGGAACGCTTGGGAGCGGGCGGAGTCGAGATTGAACCAACCACTTCGATGGAAGCCTCGGAAATCAATGCTCAGACGACACGACTGTTGCAGACAATTCTGTTCATCATTGCGTTGGTTGGCATCGCGTTGGTGTGGTCGCCTGTCTTGCCGGCGGTCGAATACCTCGATCAAGTGAAGCTTTGGTCCACCACCGATGCAGCAGGAGATGTATCGCCGGTAACGCTTAAAAACATTGTTTTCGCGATCCCGATCATCGTGTTGACTTTTGTGTCGGTGCGCAACTTACCCGGGCTGATCGAAGGGGTTTTGCTAGAGCGTTTGCCGCTGGACAAACCCGCTCGGTACGCGATCACGACCCTTGGCACTTATGCGTTGATTATCATCGGTATCATGCTGAGCGCCAAAGCACTCGGTCTGCACTGGCAGAACATCCAGTGGTTGGTCGCCGCGTTGGGCGTCGGCCTCGGATTTGGCCTACAAGAAATTTTCGCGAATTTCATCAGCGGTTTGATCCTGCTGTTTGAGCAACCCATTCGCGTCGGCGACGTCGTCACGCTCGGCGATACAACGGGAGTCGTGGCCAGGATTCGAATTCGGGCCACCACGGTGACGAACTGGGATCGTCAAGAGTTGATCATTCCCAACAAGGACCTGATCACGGGACGATTGGTCAACTGGACGCTGACCGACAGCACCAACCGAATCGTTGTCAATGTCGGGGTCGCCTACGGTAGCGATACCGACGTCGCCTGCGATTTGTTGCGAGCAATCTGCGACGACAACCAAAGAATCGCGAAAGATCCTGAGCCGGTGGTGACCTTCGAGGGCTTCGGCGATTCGACGCTGAACTTGGTCCTGAGATGCTATTTGTCGACTTTGGACGAGCGTTTGAAAACGATTCATCAACTTCACACGGAAATCAACAAGCGGTTCAACGCCAGTGGTTTGGAGATCGCTTTCCCTCAACGCGATTTGCATTTACGTTCTCTACCACCGGAATTGATGGAACGATTGGGTGCGTCGCCAAAGGCATGA
- a CDS encoding alkaline phosphatase: MISTRLQFVACLLASFLAMPASGEETVAKLLEKAKSLVDIDDARAPGVTTSGEPVVDPLREMQSNAIKEQSAPWGHWGSNPKKYSTWTNHSNRMVPLYTFGYTLNDLREKGSLYSNPERMKEHFGRVDEESLNPNANYYDQVDVYDLQMAAVKSGKRHVILVVYDGMDWPTTRAASLYHNQSNRYDSGRGTGLIFQDYRGTKTDFTFLVTTPFASSAKIDVNSQTITAPSNDSTGGYSPDRGGRMPWHEQSRRDYVIGQDRLVPHTVADSAATATSLMSGVKTYNGSINVMPDGSHAVPIARKLQADGFKVGAVTSVPVSHATPASAYANNVIRQDYQDITRDLVGLPSSSHRQEPLPGLDLLIGGGWGEGTGEDKSQGDNFLKGNKYFHESDRDALKKNYKAGKPNSYVVAERTEGESGVDVLKTATEKAIKEEARLLGFFGTKGGHLPFQTADGNFNPTFDVKGTERYTRADVVENPTVSDMTQSALDFLSAPQKGSDEKSDFWLMVEAGDVDWANHANNLDSSIGAVFSGNDAFGTIVNWVEENEAWDDTAVFVTSDHGHFLVIENVDAISDAAQTAAAANR; this comes from the coding sequence ATGATCTCGACAAGATTACAATTCGTTGCCTGTCTGCTCGCTTCTTTTTTGGCCATGCCCGCTTCTGGCGAGGAAACGGTTGCCAAGCTGCTCGAGAAAGCCAAAAGCTTGGTCGACATTGATGACGCGAGAGCACCTGGAGTGACGACCTCGGGTGAACCGGTGGTCGATCCTTTGCGTGAAATGCAATCCAATGCGATCAAGGAACAATCCGCTCCCTGGGGTCACTGGGGCAGCAACCCAAAGAAGTACAGCACGTGGACCAACCACAGCAACCGGATGGTGCCGCTGTACACGTTTGGGTACACCCTGAATGACCTTCGAGAAAAGGGAAGCCTGTACAGCAACCCGGAACGAATGAAGGAACATTTTGGGCGAGTGGACGAAGAGTCGCTCAACCCAAACGCGAATTACTACGATCAAGTCGACGTCTACGACTTGCAGATGGCTGCGGTCAAATCGGGCAAGCGACACGTGATTCTGGTCGTCTACGATGGAATGGATTGGCCGACCACCCGAGCGGCCTCGCTTTATCACAACCAAAGCAATCGCTATGACAGTGGACGCGGAACCGGCCTGATCTTCCAAGACTACCGAGGCACAAAAACAGACTTCACCTTCTTGGTCACGACACCATTCGCCTCCAGTGCCAAGATCGATGTCAACTCACAAACGATCACCGCCCCCAGCAACGATTCCACCGGCGGGTATTCACCCGATCGTGGAGGACGCATGCCTTGGCACGAACAATCACGTCGTGATTATGTGATCGGCCAAGACCGATTGGTGCCTCACACGGTCGCCGATTCAGCCGCAACAGCGACCAGTTTGATGTCTGGCGTGAAGACCTACAACGGTTCGATCAACGTGATGCCCGATGGATCACACGCGGTTCCAATCGCTCGTAAGTTGCAAGCCGATGGCTTCAAAGTCGGGGCGGTGACCAGCGTTCCCGTCAGCCATGCAACACCGGCATCAGCGTATGCCAACAACGTCATTCGCCAGGACTATCAAGACATCACTCGCGACCTAGTTGGATTGCCATCGTCGTCTCACCGTCAAGAACCTTTGCCGGGTTTGGATCTACTGATCGGCGGTGGATGGGGAGAAGGCACGGGCGAAGACAAATCACAAGGCGACAACTTCTTGAAAGGCAACAAGTACTTTCATGAATCCGATCGAGATGCTCTGAAGAAGAACTACAAAGCAGGAAAGCCAAACTCCTACGTTGTCGCTGAACGAACCGAAGGAGAGTCCGGAGTGGACGTTTTGAAGACTGCAACCGAAAAGGCGATCAAAGAAGAGGCACGCCTGCTTGGTTTCTTTGGCACCAAAGGCGGTCACCTCCCATTCCAAACCGCAGATGGCAACTTCAATCCAACCTTCGATGTCAAGGGAACGGAGCGTTACACCCGTGCCGACGTCGTGGAGAACCCAACGGTTTCTGACATGACGCAGTCCGCCTTGGACTTCCTATCCGCTCCGCAGAAGGGCTCGGACGAAAAGTCCGACTTCTGGTTGATGGTCGAAGCAGGCGATGTCGACTGGGCCAACCACGCGAATAATTTGGACAGCAGCATCGGAGCTGTCTTCAGTGGCAATGACGCCTTCGGAACCATCGTGAATTGGGTGGAAGAGAACGAAGCGTGGGATGACACGGCTGTGTTCGTCACCAGCGACCACGGTCACTTCTTGGTGATCGAAAACGTTGACGCGATCAGCGATGCAGCTCAAACGGCTGCGGCCGCCAACCGCTGA
- a CDS encoding NAD(P)/FAD-dependent oxidoreductase: MTSETKQRPHVVVIGGGFAGLQATRELRKVDVSVTLLDRRNFHLFQPLLYQVATGELSPANIATPLRGILRKQTNARVILEEVTSISLDSNLVHTTDSAIEFDYLIVATGAIHHYFGREEWRPLAPGLKTLENATEIRRQILGAFEAAERSNDPDEIHELLTFVIVGGGPTGCELAGALAEISRHTLQNDFRSIRPADARIVLVESGDAPLDVYPEPLPQRAASDLKKLGVEIQPQCRVVEIEPTHVMVRNKETDEVKRLNTRTVLWAAGVKGSPLGAILCEAAGIDADRGGRVPVGSDLSVPGHDNVFVCGDLAQVKMKEGGEVPGLAPAAMQMGAQAAKCIRADLQSNPRPEFRYRDKGSLAVIGRCTAVGQIGSYKAKGFVAWFIWLFIHLMYITLFRNRLLVLMQWGWTFVTHDRSARLITDGANSEISTMEQATGWNADPAMPTTRGLEPSSQTGSDSSS; the protein is encoded by the coding sequence ATGACCAGCGAAACAAAGCAACGACCTCATGTGGTCGTCATCGGCGGCGGTTTCGCGGGCCTGCAAGCGACACGTGAACTTCGAAAGGTCGACGTTTCGGTGACGTTGCTTGATCGCCGCAACTTTCATTTGTTCCAACCGTTGCTCTATCAAGTCGCGACGGGAGAGCTCTCACCGGCGAACATTGCGACTCCGTTGCGTGGGATTCTTCGAAAACAGACGAACGCTCGCGTCATACTGGAAGAGGTCACGTCGATCTCGCTCGATTCCAATCTGGTGCACACCACCGACTCGGCGATTGAGTTTGACTATTTGATTGTCGCCACGGGAGCGATTCATCATTACTTTGGTCGCGAAGAATGGCGTCCGCTTGCGCCGGGACTGAAGACGCTCGAAAACGCGACCGAGATTCGCCGTCAGATCTTGGGTGCATTCGAAGCCGCCGAGCGCAGCAACGACCCCGATGAGATACACGAATTGCTGACTTTCGTCATCGTTGGCGGCGGACCAACCGGTTGCGAACTAGCGGGGGCTCTCGCCGAGATCTCGCGTCACACTCTGCAAAACGACTTTCGATCGATTCGACCCGCCGACGCCAGGATCGTGTTGGTCGAGTCCGGTGACGCTCCGCTGGACGTTTATCCGGAACCTTTGCCGCAACGCGCCGCATCCGATTTGAAGAAACTTGGGGTTGAGATCCAACCTCAGTGCCGGGTCGTGGAAATCGAACCCACTCATGTGATGGTTCGCAACAAAGAGACAGACGAAGTCAAACGCCTGAACACGCGAACGGTGTTGTGGGCGGCGGGCGTGAAGGGAAGCCCACTGGGAGCGATCCTTTGCGAGGCTGCTGGGATTGATGCGGATCGAGGCGGCCGCGTGCCGGTCGGCTCAGATCTATCGGTCCCCGGCCATGACAACGTCTTCGTCTGCGGCGATCTGGCTCAAGTCAAAATGAAGGAAGGCGGTGAAGTTCCGGGACTCGCACCGGCAGCGATGCAGATGGGTGCTCAGGCGGCAAAATGCATTCGAGCGGATTTGCAATCCAATCCGCGACCTGAGTTTCGATATCGAGACAAAGGCAGCTTGGCGGTGATCGGACGCTGCACTGCGGTCGGGCAAATTGGAAGCTACAAGGCCAAAGGTTTTGTCGCTTGGTTCATTTGGCTTTTCATCCACCTGATGTACATCACATTGTTCCGCAACCGATTGCTGGTGTTGATGCAGTGGGGTTGGACGTTCGTCACGCACGATCGATCGGCTCGTTTGATCACCGACGGTGCTAACTCGGAAATTTCCACGATGGAACAAGCCACCGGATGGAATGCGGATCCAGCGATGCCAACCACTCGCGGTTTAGAACCATCTTCGCAAACCGGATCTGATAGTTCGAGCTGA
- a CDS encoding response regulator, whose translation MLGDSRTKPMEILLVEDGLVDARVTIHALRRSGLHHRLTLVRSVHEAILFMKRTGIFARAPRLDLLLLDMILPDGTGIDVLEEMSELQSDSSRVTTVVLTACEDASYRTRCDELGVYDYIQKPVSEDEFLRVVRDHKKLMIHLQQAAVTAAAGNHSRSPSGTLRA comes from the coding sequence ATGCTAGGTGATTCACGCACGAAACCAATGGAGATTCTGTTGGTGGAAGATGGACTGGTCGATGCGAGAGTAACCATTCACGCTCTGCGACGAAGCGGCTTGCATCACCGATTGACGCTGGTCCGCAGCGTTCACGAAGCCATATTGTTCATGAAACGGACGGGGATTTTCGCGCGGGCGCCGCGTTTGGACCTTCTGTTGTTGGACATGATTCTTCCCGATGGCACTGGAATCGATGTTCTCGAAGAGATGTCCGAGCTGCAATCGGACTCGTCTCGCGTCACGACCGTGGTGCTGACCGCATGCGAAGATGCGTCCTATCGCACACGTTGCGACGAGCTGGGAGTGTACGACTACATTCAAAAACCAGTCAGTGAAGACGAGTTCTTGCGTGTCGTTCGAGATCACAAGAAGCTGATGATTCACCTGCAACAAGCCGCGGTGACCGCAGCAGCCGGGAACCACAGTCGCTCGCCCTCGGGCACATTGCGAGCCTAG
- a CDS encoding FG-GAP repeat domain-containing protein has translation MWFRSLLAGCFLLGSLSTQVAESSAEESVQFDIRLLTMDANEGIAAGDVDGDGKTDLVAGRNWFRNGDWAPRPLRAIDDWNGYVQSNGDYLFDVDSDGRLDVIAGSFLPTEVKWFRNPGEEDLRLGKMWPESTLVDTGATANEGQLFEDIDGDGRPEWIVNSWKNEVPTVIWRMEPSEPTGAGKPAYEMKRHVLGEQFNGHGIGVGDINGDGLNDILVGWGWYEQPAENAWGQPWVAHQDWKLHASLPMLIEDIDQDGDQDLIYGEGHNYGLQWWENTGVDDSGSVQWKEHEIDQRFSQPHSMIWVDLDGDGQKDLVTGKRYYAHNGKDPGGKEVPCLYWYSFDVASKSFQRHVIDEGRVGTGLQIIAEDFNDDGKMDLAVAGKSGTYLLLAKP, from the coding sequence ATGTGGTTCCGTAGTTTGTTGGCTGGTTGTTTTTTGCTTGGTTCGCTGTCGACCCAAGTCGCCGAATCATCGGCAGAGGAATCTGTTCAGTTTGATATTCGTTTGTTGACCATGGATGCAAACGAAGGGATCGCAGCCGGCGATGTCGATGGAGACGGGAAGACCGACTTGGTCGCCGGACGCAACTGGTTCCGCAACGGCGATTGGGCACCACGTCCCTTGCGAGCAATCGATGATTGGAACGGCTACGTTCAAAGCAATGGCGACTACTTGTTTGACGTCGACTCGGATGGCCGGTTGGATGTCATCGCTGGGTCGTTCTTGCCAACCGAAGTGAAGTGGTTCCGCAATCCCGGCGAAGAGGATTTGCGGCTCGGAAAAATGTGGCCCGAATCCACTTTGGTCGACACGGGTGCCACCGCCAACGAAGGGCAACTGTTCGAAGACATCGACGGCGATGGACGTCCCGAGTGGATTGTGAACAGCTGGAAAAACGAAGTTCCAACCGTGATCTGGCGAATGGAACCGAGCGAACCAACCGGAGCTGGCAAACCGGCCTATGAAATGAAACGCCACGTTTTGGGCGAACAATTCAATGGCCACGGAATCGGTGTGGGTGACATCAACGGTGACGGCCTGAATGACATCCTGGTCGGATGGGGATGGTACGAACAACCCGCAGAGAACGCCTGGGGGCAACCTTGGGTTGCCCACCAAGATTGGAAACTGCATGCCAGCCTGCCGATGCTGATCGAAGACATTGACCAAGACGGCGACCAAGACCTGATCTACGGAGAAGGTCACAACTACGGTTTGCAGTGGTGGGAGAACACCGGCGTCGATGATTCCGGATCAGTTCAGTGGAAAGAGCACGAGATCGATCAACGATTCAGCCAACCTCACTCGATGATTTGGGTGGACTTGGACGGCGACGGTCAAAAGGATTTGGTGACCGGAAAACGCTACTACGCCCACAATGGCAAAGACCCGGGCGGGAAAGAAGTTCCCTGCCTCTACTGGTACTCGTTCGATGTTGCGTCAAAATCTTTTCAGCGGCACGTGATTGACGAAGGCCGCGTGGGTACCGGGTTGCAAATCATCGCTGAAGACTTCAATGACGACGGCAAAATGGACCTGGCGGTCGCTGGAAAAAGCGGCACGTACCTTCTGTTGGCAAAACCCTGA
- a CDS encoding Gfo/Idh/MocA family protein, with the protein MTIRWGLIGTGDIAHKRVAAAIQSDSRSELVAVCRRSERELHQFANQHNVPHRFTDSQQLIESPEVDAVYIATPVDCHCPQTIAAANAGKHVLVEKPMAIDPEQCQRMIEACEREGVTLGVAYYRRFYPAVERIKQLIESGALGRVLSIACVTGNPNCFPVDDWRVITDRGGGGPLMDIGSHRLDLFLYLFGEVQTVQSSVIDSPDFEAEQVATLLMQFKNGVHGVLQTYFGTVNTPDRLEVIGTEGRVTIEDLNGDELNRFHSEGVTQESHPPAENLHAPLIEDFTLSLEQKRAPKINGFRGKQTNDIIELAYENAGGSNRTAGDLR; encoded by the coding sequence ATGACAATCCGCTGGGGACTGATCGGCACCGGTGACATCGCCCACAAACGCGTCGCGGCGGCCATCCAGAGTGACTCTCGCTCGGAATTGGTCGCTGTTTGCCGACGCAGCGAGCGCGAATTGCATCAATTTGCGAACCAGCACAACGTTCCTCATCGATTCACTGATTCGCAGCAGTTGATCGAATCGCCGGAGGTCGACGCGGTCTACATCGCCACGCCTGTCGATTGCCATTGCCCACAAACAATCGCGGCGGCAAACGCGGGCAAGCATGTCTTGGTCGAGAAACCAATGGCGATCGATCCTGAACAATGCCAACGCATGATCGAAGCGTGCGAGCGGGAGGGAGTGACTCTTGGCGTCGCCTATTACCGGCGTTTCTATCCCGCGGTGGAGCGAATCAAGCAACTGATCGAATCAGGAGCCTTGGGCCGTGTGCTGTCGATCGCCTGCGTGACTGGCAATCCAAATTGTTTTCCGGTTGATGATTGGCGAGTCATCACCGACCGAGGTGGCGGGGGCCCGTTGATGGACATCGGCAGCCATCGATTGGATCTGTTCTTGTACCTATTCGGCGAAGTTCAAACGGTTCAATCTAGCGTCATCGATTCGCCTGACTTCGAGGCCGAGCAGGTGGCAACCCTGTTGATGCAATTCAAAAACGGCGTTCACGGCGTGTTGCAAACCTACTTTGGCACCGTCAACACTCCCGATCGATTGGAAGTCATCGGGACCGAAGGAAGAGTCACCATCGAAGACCTCAACGGCGACGAACTGAATCGGTTTCACTCCGAAGGAGTCACGCAAGAATCTCATCCGCCCGCCGAGAACTTGCACGCACCGTTGATCGAAGACTTCACGCTGTCGCTCGAGCAAAAACGCGCCCCGAAAATCAATGGTTTCCGGGGCAAGCAAACCAACGACATCATCGAGCTAGCTTACGAGAACGCCGGTGGATCCAATCGAACCGCCGGCGATTTGCGCTGA
- a CDS encoding RtcB family protein translates to MNELNRTSAMDTMHEMLEVSGPATATLPVGGGCSPITVIGTDPIRQSFGGQTFQQAINSRLAPGVSQVVLNPDAHVGYGAPVGCVMVSPTHVYPGPVGVDIKCSMSLLQTDLPEDEIADWKMRRRVIQAIAKRVPTGAGRGQRHVPKSRSVDGPLGFQVATEGASKSVLKTLGIPKSWANRCEDASHTAPDGSVDTLAARLEWMGRERDKRDRIESKFRQLGSYGGGNHFGEAEVVTLAQCPKLRSIGEQWGLRNGRVAFLSHCGSRGFGHDLAMGQFRAMKSHFQTNGIAFPAGDPQLCYAEAGSPEGQRYLCDMAMGANFATVNHMLINQLVLESFREVFPGIQGELIYFISHNIARQEPVDGRQQWVHRKGATRALPAGHEQLAGTEFASTGHPILLPGNPRDGSSIMVARPGASVSAFSVNHGAGRQLSRTKAKKNLNQSTVDKNLLDHDVISNCRVYPRDEAPDAYKDFTEVLKSVTQAGLADEVARLKAKFVLKDGAPADD, encoded by the coding sequence ATGAATGAACTCAATCGGACCAGTGCAATGGACACGATGCACGAGATGTTGGAAGTCAGCGGACCCGCGACGGCAACCTTGCCTGTCGGCGGAGGATGCTCGCCTATCACTGTGATCGGAACCGATCCCATTCGGCAGTCGTTTGGTGGCCAGACTTTCCAGCAGGCGATCAACAGTCGTCTGGCACCGGGGGTGTCACAGGTTGTGCTGAATCCTGATGCACACGTTGGCTACGGTGCGCCGGTTGGTTGCGTGATGGTTTCGCCAACGCATGTTTACCCAGGTCCCGTGGGCGTGGACATCAAGTGCAGCATGAGTTTGTTGCAAACCGATTTGCCTGAGGACGAGATTGCGGATTGGAAGATGCGTCGCCGTGTAATTCAAGCAATCGCGAAAAGGGTTCCCACCGGTGCCGGTCGCGGTCAGCGACATGTCCCCAAGAGCCGAAGCGTCGATGGTCCGCTTGGATTCCAGGTGGCAACCGAAGGTGCGTCAAAGTCGGTTCTGAAAACGCTCGGCATCCCTAAGTCTTGGGCCAATCGCTGCGAAGACGCATCGCACACCGCTCCGGATGGATCGGTTGACACTCTCGCAGCGAGACTCGAATGGATGGGACGAGAACGCGACAAACGCGATCGGATCGAGAGCAAGTTTCGTCAATTGGGGAGCTACGGCGGAGGCAACCACTTTGGTGAAGCCGAGGTCGTCACGTTGGCACAGTGCCCCAAACTACGATCGATTGGTGAACAGTGGGGACTGCGTAACGGTCGCGTCGCGTTCTTGTCTCATTGTGGGTCGCGTGGGTTTGGCCACGATTTGGCGATGGGGCAATTCCGAGCGATGAAGTCGCACTTTCAAACCAACGGCATTGCATTTCCGGCTGGTGATCCGCAACTGTGCTACGCCGAGGCGGGATCACCCGAAGGCCAACGTTACCTGTGTGACATGGCGATGGGAGCCAACTTTGCAACGGTCAACCACATGCTGATCAATCAGTTGGTTCTCGAATCGTTCCGCGAAGTTTTCCCGGGAATCCAAGGTGAGTTGATTTACTTCATCAGTCACAACATCGCTCGCCAAGAACCGGTCGATGGGCGCCAGCAATGGGTTCATCGAAAGGGAGCGACACGGGCTTTGCCGGCGGGGCACGAACAACTGGCGGGTACCGAATTCGCATCGACGGGTCACCCGATTTTGTTACCCGGGAATCCACGCGATGGTTCCTCGATCATGGTCGCGCGACCCGGTGCATCCGTGTCGGCGTTCAGCGTGAACCACGGTGCGGGGCGACAACTCAGCCGCACCAAGGCGAAGAAGAACCTGAACCAATCGACGGTCGACAAGAACCTGCTCGACCACGACGTCATCAGCAATTGCCGGGTCTATCCACGAGACGAAGCACCCGATGCGTACAAAGACTTCACGGAGGTTCTTAAGAGTGTCACTCAGGCGGGACTCGCCGATGAAGTCGCACGGTTGAAAGCTAAGTTCGTGCTCAAGGACGGTGCCCCCGCCGATGATTGA